One segment of Rhodopirellula baltica SH 1 DNA contains the following:
- a CDS encoding PA14 domain-containing protein, producing the protein MRLFSIVFCASLIWPTFSQSVLADEPTRLDPRSPRWSPLVDVIDKVEPAVVGLFLRDEKSGGFNSGSGTIIESSGYVLTNDHVLSSDTGYAVLGKVAGKFEVVGRMPEKDMAIVRLLHVKGHLPIVPLGRSNDVHNGEAVVVAGNPGGRGITITSGIVSSKKTYLDMPNALIATNYNLLARDDYLRFDAASNRGNSGGPLVNMEGKIIGIVSRVNPEEQNAGFAIPIDRVRKLIVRIVEPELRHDRWVGVSLNPLAEAAVVAAVEEGSPAAEAGILAGDVIEMVAGTRVRNAAQYTLALDRVLRESEEVELLASRRGSAIPVSMQTIPVPRLKGVEVETLEPGLDYRMYLGKFKKLPEFETMEVERTGQVDSLNLEEIQGDQRDDFALSINAMFRVPEEGLYRFQITSDDGSRVFLHDKLFLDHDGNHPPMTVSRLVRAGAGLHPIRIDYFEGGGAQTLTAALTRLDVAGDDDGDDSASETIQTPIELQFFRVPAEDSVSKPTSDAVSE; encoded by the coding sequence ATGCGACTTTTTTCGATCGTTTTCTGTGCATCTTTGATCTGGCCAACGTTTTCGCAATCGGTCTTGGCTGACGAGCCAACGAGACTCGACCCGCGATCTCCACGCTGGTCTCCGTTGGTGGATGTCATCGACAAGGTGGAGCCCGCGGTGGTCGGATTGTTTTTAAGGGACGAGAAGTCTGGCGGTTTTAATTCGGGCAGTGGAACCATCATTGAATCGTCCGGGTATGTGCTAACCAATGACCACGTACTGTCGAGTGACACCGGCTACGCGGTGCTGGGCAAGGTTGCGGGCAAATTTGAAGTTGTCGGCAGAATGCCCGAAAAGGACATGGCCATCGTTCGCCTATTGCACGTGAAGGGACACTTGCCAATCGTTCCACTGGGACGCAGCAACGATGTCCACAATGGCGAAGCGGTCGTCGTGGCTGGAAACCCCGGTGGTCGCGGAATCACAATCACATCGGGAATCGTCAGTTCCAAGAAGACATACCTGGACATGCCAAACGCATTGATTGCGACGAATTACAACTTGCTCGCTCGAGATGACTACTTGCGGTTCGACGCTGCAAGCAACCGTGGCAACTCGGGCGGTCCGTTGGTGAATATGGAAGGCAAGATCATCGGGATCGTATCCCGCGTGAACCCGGAAGAACAAAACGCAGGATTTGCCATTCCAATCGACCGCGTTCGCAAGTTGATTGTTCGTATCGTTGAACCGGAACTACGACACGATCGGTGGGTGGGCGTCTCGCTCAATCCACTTGCCGAAGCGGCCGTTGTTGCCGCGGTTGAAGAAGGTTCGCCAGCCGCGGAAGCTGGGATACTCGCCGGCGATGTGATTGAGATGGTGGCGGGGACTCGTGTTCGCAATGCGGCTCAATACACGTTGGCTTTGGATCGAGTGCTCAGAGAATCAGAAGAGGTTGAGTTGCTGGCGAGCAGACGCGGATCAGCGATACCGGTTTCGATGCAGACCATTCCGGTACCTCGGTTGAAAGGTGTCGAAGTGGAAACCCTCGAACCGGGGCTGGACTACCGCATGTATTTGGGGAAGTTCAAAAAGTTGCCCGAGTTCGAAACGATGGAAGTTGAGAGAACAGGGCAAGTCGATTCGCTGAACTTGGAAGAGATTCAGGGTGATCAGCGCGACGATTTTGCTTTATCGATCAACGCGATGTTTCGCGTGCCGGAAGAGGGTTTGTATCGATTTCAAATCACCTCCGACGATGGCAGTCGAGTCTTCCTCCACGACAAACTTTTCTTGGACCACGATGGCAACCATCCGCCGATGACGGTCAGCCGATTGGTGCGAGCCGGCGCGGGTTTGCATCCGATACGCATCGATTATTTCGAAGGCGGAGGCGCACAAACACTGACGGCGGCGCTGACCCGGCTCGACGTCGCAGGGGACGACGACGGCGATGATTCCGCATCGGAAACGATACAAACTCCGATCGAATTGCAGTTCTTTCGCGTGCCGGCGGAAGACTCTGTATCGAAACCCACATCGGACGCTGTTAGCGAGTAA
- a CDS encoding B12-binding domain-containing radical SAM protein: protein MATHAKLTGANMSRIAIINPAFEVSYWGLEYSQPLFGKKANMPVASLPLLAALTPPEHEVVLFDENVEPLDFDELQTFDLIAMTGMSVQRFRMDSIVTELKDRGCFVVIGGPWVTVEEDYFGDRVDVVFIGEAEVTWPRFLREWQEGDCGQRYEQTDKTEMTTVPTPRHDLLKNKHYLVGSLQISRGCPFQCEFCDIIVTFGRRPRIKQASQVTAELDSLLTQGMHIVFIVDDNLIGNKKAIKPVLREVAAWQQRHGYPIVFSTEASLDLCEDDELMELMAEANIQSVFIGLESPDEESLKETKKYQNVRSRGGTMLEKVHRIQDFGMEVWCGLIVGFDNDTSAIFETQQKFLKDSRIAHAMVGLLHAIPKTPLHARLLEEGRLDLADEHHFGTNVIPKSMTRDELLRGYLETMRNAYEPDVYFDRLDQLFVRDRFQFRALNTSYFEKHRWQRRKQRAIFTVGFVAMFIRLMWKVPDAELRRTYRRQILAAVRRRFATPEIYFFYVLKCAMHYHHHRMTTEMIDDPSKFVSTYGKAMRSDQPAAVKSDCGSAAELEHTERPIAVASPSLPVVETTTST, encoded by the coding sequence TTGGCAACTCACGCAAAACTCACAGGTGCGAATATGTCACGGATCGCGATCATCAACCCCGCCTTTGAAGTTTCGTATTGGGGGCTGGAGTATTCGCAGCCTTTGTTTGGCAAGAAGGCAAACATGCCCGTGGCAAGTCTTCCGTTGCTGGCCGCGCTGACACCGCCGGAGCATGAAGTCGTTCTGTTTGACGAGAATGTCGAGCCACTGGATTTTGACGAGCTTCAAACGTTCGATCTCATCGCGATGACGGGCATGAGCGTTCAGCGTTTCCGAATGGATTCGATCGTCACCGAGTTGAAGGATCGTGGTTGCTTTGTTGTCATCGGTGGACCATGGGTAACGGTCGAAGAGGACTACTTCGGCGATCGGGTGGACGTCGTCTTTATCGGTGAAGCAGAAGTCACTTGGCCGCGTTTCCTAAGAGAGTGGCAGGAAGGTGATTGCGGCCAGCGGTATGAACAAACCGACAAGACGGAGATGACGACGGTCCCCACACCACGTCACGATCTGCTGAAGAACAAGCATTACCTCGTCGGCAGCCTTCAGATCTCTCGCGGATGTCCGTTTCAATGCGAGTTCTGTGACATCATCGTCACGTTTGGTCGTCGCCCTCGCATCAAACAAGCGTCGCAAGTGACCGCCGAACTGGACAGCTTGCTTACCCAAGGGATGCATATCGTTTTTATCGTGGACGACAATCTCATCGGAAACAAGAAGGCGATCAAACCGGTTCTCCGCGAAGTCGCGGCTTGGCAACAACGCCACGGTTATCCCATCGTGTTCAGCACCGAAGCGTCTTTGGATTTGTGCGAAGATGATGAACTGATGGAGTTGATGGCGGAAGCCAACATTCAATCCGTGTTCATCGGATTGGAAAGCCCGGACGAGGAATCACTGAAAGAAACCAAGAAGTATCAAAACGTCCGCAGTCGCGGCGGCACGATGCTGGAAAAGGTTCATCGCATCCAGGACTTCGGAATGGAAGTTTGGTGCGGATTGATCGTTGGTTTTGACAACGACACGTCGGCGATTTTCGAGACTCAGCAAAAGTTTTTAAAGGATTCGCGGATCGCACACGCCATGGTTGGACTCCTGCACGCGATTCCCAAAACGCCGCTGCATGCTCGGCTATTGGAAGAGGGGCGTTTGGACCTTGCCGACGAGCATCACTTTGGCACCAACGTCATTCCCAAGAGTATGACGCGAGACGAGTTGCTTCGCGGGTACTTGGAAACGATGCGAAACGCATACGAACCGGATGTCTACTTCGATCGTTTGGACCAATTGTTCGTTCGCGATCGATTTCAGTTTCGTGCGTTGAACACAAGCTATTTCGAAAAGCATCGGTGGCAGCGTCGCAAGCAACGTGCCATCTTCACAGTCGGCTTCGTCGCCATGTTCATCAGGTTGATGTGGAAGGTCCCTGATGCCGAATTGCGCCGGACTTACCGGCGTCAGATCTTGGCGGCGGTCCGCAGGAGGTTCGCGACTCCAGAGATCTATTTCTTCTACGTGCTCAAGTGCGCGATGCACTACCATCACCACCGCATGACCACCGAGATGATCGACGATCCGTCCAAGTTCGTATCGACCTATGGAAAAGCGATGCGTTCCGACCAACCCGCCGCGGTGAAGTCAGACTGCGGTTCGGCGGCTGAATTGGAGCACACCGAGAGGCCTATCGCGGTGGCGTCACCCAGTTTGCCCGTCGTTGAGACGACAACGTCCACCTGA
- a CDS encoding 3-keto-disaccharide hydrolase → MSPPHFPTCELLMKTYIFAAVTLCVSTLLANSHAAKADDTAAPTGKWETLFDGSNLDAWREYNRDSVTSGWKIEGNALTCISHKDQGDAARGENLITKEKFDAFELELDFKVTPAANSGVMFHVVETKKPPYYTGPEIQIQDHKGGHDPQKCGWLYQLYPSETDSTKPAGEWNHLRVLITPAKCQIEVNGVLYSEFVKGSDDWNERVAKSKFGKWEGFGEPTNGHICLQDHNDEVSYRNIRIRRL, encoded by the coding sequence ATGTCCCCACCCCACTTTCCCACCTGCGAATTGCTGATGAAAACGTATATCTTTGCTGCTGTCACCCTGTGTGTTTCGACACTTTTGGCTAATTCACACGCCGCAAAGGCGGATGACACCGCTGCTCCCACCGGAAAGTGGGAAACACTGTTTGACGGCAGTAATCTGGATGCCTGGCGTGAATACAACCGTGATTCGGTGACGAGCGGTTGGAAGATCGAGGGCAATGCTCTGACTTGCATTTCACACAAGGATCAGGGCGATGCCGCTCGTGGTGAAAACCTGATCACGAAAGAAAAGTTTGACGCTTTTGAGTTGGAACTTGATTTCAAAGTGACACCCGCAGCCAACAGCGGCGTGATGTTTCATGTGGTCGAAACCAAGAAGCCGCCTTACTACACCGGGCCTGAAATTCAGATCCAAGATCACAAAGGTGGACACGATCCGCAAAAGTGCGGATGGCTGTACCAGCTGTATCCATCCGAAACTGACTCGACCAAACCGGCCGGTGAATGGAATCACTTGCGAGTGTTGATCACTCCCGCGAAGTGTCAAATCGAGGTCAACGGCGTGTTGTACAGCGAGTTCGTCAAAGGCAGCGATGACTGGAACGAGCGAGTTGCCAAATCCAAGTTCGGCAAATGGGAAGGTTTCGGTGAACCGACCAACGGACACATCTGTTTGCAGGATCACAACGATGAAGTTTCGTATCGAAACATTCGGATTCGTCGACTGTAG